Genomic window (Mya arenaria isolate MELC-2E11 chromosome 16, ASM2691426v1):
TATGGCTACGGGATGGCGACCATGCCCTACTACGGAGGCGGTGGACAATATGGTGGAGGCGGTTTCGGTGGTGGTTTCGGCGGAGGCAAGGGTGGATTCGGCGGTATTTTTGGGACCATCATTTACTGTAAGTATCTTGAAAGGATTTACAATTGCATATAACTTCAATTTTTTCACAGTGTATATAAACGATTGTTTCATAcggatgttttttttacaaaactgtCATTATTCAAAACACACGCCTCGACATGCATACCAAATTCtggtcattataatattatcaaaccacaaatgtacaaacaacgtactattattttaaacattgggCGAATCGTTCAGAactgtgttttaattaacaactTTCTTAACGAAATCGTTATCAACTTTAAAAGAAGTCATAATTGATGAAATGCTCATATATTTGAATAGTACatgtacagctgaaacagtcgTTTGTTTCGAATAGTGTTAAAAATGCATGAGTTCACAAGTGtatcttttcacttttcagTGCAGTAAGGAATTGTAGAATAAGCAACAATAATGACAACAACGCTGTTAACTTACAAAATTCTAAATAATCGGCCAATTGCCTCCGTTGTACAATTgcaatgattttaataatgCCAAGTGCCTGAATCAATTCTACTGCTCATATTTGCAGTGTTCGTGTTCATTTTCATCATCCAACTTCTTTTCGGCGGCGGTGGTTTGGGTGGCATTGGCGGTGGTTTGGGCGAAATTGGAGGCAAGAGCGGAAAAGGCGGCAACGGTTACTAGACAAGCTTCTGGTGAGAAATTATCCGTTAATTAAAAAggagtttaaaatgtttatatacatttatttatattttataatgttaataaacatttattgatagtttttaatgtttatatacattgatttataatttataatgtttatatacatttatatataatttatattgtttataatcatttatatgaagtttacaatgtttatatacatttatatataatttataatgtttatatacattaatataCAATGTCCAGTGTTAAATACAGAAcgttttatattgatatacatttgATATCTCATTCGGaatacctcggccattttcgaTCGAAACCAACCaaggatgtatgccggtacatcagtataGTTTAAACGTATATTTTGTCTATctgagtttaaattgattgccaataaattgtattattgcataaataattacgAGTCATAAGAGTAAAGTCATGAAGTTTAACTTCTGAACTGAAATTTCTACGCGATTTACTTGCcgagtagtaaaatgtaaagatttatgacattgtaaaccgcccAAAGAtcttttcgatagaaaatggccgatgTTTTCCGAATATTGATTTCCTCGGGACAGATGAAGTTAAAGTGTATgtagttattgaaataaaagtttcgCAACTATTACAAAtgagtttacattttataatatgaaTTATCGGAAACATCATTATACTAATACTCTGccaaatttcattgtttaacaTGTCAGATAACTTAAATTCTTCTCTgatataaaaatagtatttgCTTTGGATTATCCAGAACTTAGATACAACATTATTTACACTGACATTCATTGTGTCGAGTAGGATTTGGTTTCTGATTTACTTGACAGATCTGATTTCGAAAAACGTACATAGTCGAAAACGTTATAATTTCAAAACGTTGAGTGatgcaatataatatttttgtttatttcagatatgGACAGGACCTGAATGATCAATAATATTTCGTATATTTGTTGTaacattttgcaatattaaaCTCACGTTTATCAATACTATCTTGCTCAATGTAAACATGTGTGTCTAATATTTAACCAAACGATAGTCATAACCACCATACGAAGCTATTAACGTGAGTCATCACCGTCATCATTAAAGAGATGTTCTCATGTTTTAAACAGTCATAAAGTCATGTAAAAAGGATACATAACCATTTAAGGTTGTATACAGTAAgccattaaaattaaaagtgaTACATAGCCATTAAAGGCACTTATTAAGGTTTTATACCGTAAGccattaaaattaaaagggaAACATAACCATTGAAGGGACTTTTTTAGGTTATATACCGTAAGCCATTACAATAATTGAGAAAACATAATCGCTAAAGGCACTTTTTATGGGTTTATATAGTCTGACATTTAACTCAAAGGTGATAAATAACGGTTAATGACTCTTTCCCAGGTTGTATACAGTCTGACTTTTAATTTAAAGGTCCATGTGcaatgtaaaacaatacacgcgacaacattatattatatatcagaGGTATGAATGAGTGGTCATATGTACACTCATATTTGatggtatatatttaaatgccaCAATCTGCGAAAAAACAACGTTATCAACGCAATTCAATGCTggaaatataattgaataattcaattttactaACGTTTCTAATTAAGTTTGttcgtttttatttatttatttatttaataacaatttgGCCATTATACTACCGAGAGTATTAACATACATAGTTAGATCAGGAAATTCAGGTTGATACTTACTAAATAACAGAAATCGAATTAAGATTTAAACTCGTTTTTTTCTTGTACACTCTGCCTAATATTTCCAGTCTTTCCAACTGTTAAAAACATATGTCACATTACAACCAAGAAAATACGATTCGGAAATCGAACCTACGCTGCGGTCGTTGATAAGATTACCCAATTATTAACAAGAATCACTCTGAATAATTATGGGGGATTCTCCAATATAAGTTATGTGAGGTACGTCCTTTCAGACGATCGAAGCAAAATGGGAAATAATGAAATTACAATCCTACATTGTGTTATCTCCCTTCCATGCGTATATCAAAATCAAATCTATCTGAGTCAGGTAAACATAATAGGAAAATAAGTCTATACTTGTATAAAGttacataaatgataatatacaGTATAAAGAACATCAACAAGAGCTGTGTAGTTTGTTCTCTGTTCATTCTTTCGTAaacatacatatcataaataaatattagctGAAAAAATGCGTTTGtttccccccaaaaaaacattgacaaactGTGGTTTTCAATGGCTTGGTTCTATGGCAGATGTTTAAGTGAATGCAAAGGTATTAAAAATTCGTATGAAGATATTAAGATTAACATGTAGTTGCGTGCGAGGAGAGTGATAAATGCAGTGTCAGCGAGTCTTAACAGTTCAAGTTCTAAGTGATCTTTTCTTTGAGACTTTTAAACCCCATTGTAGTTTTAACGTGTTTTTTGTGTGGTTTACGTGTACTTTGTGCGGTCAACGTGTACTTTGTGCGGTCAACGTGTACTTTGTGCGGCTAACGTGTATTTTGTGCAGTTATCGCTCTCGCTTTTCACCAAGGCGAGCTGAGTTATCATTCCTGCTTGTGACTTTGGTTTGTAGTCACCAAGTCGTACCATTGGGTTCCCCCACAACACCGTACCACATTCTCGCTTAACATCGTGTCGGTTAAGCTGATTAATATAATAGCATTAGtacttcacaatcgttgtaaaataaacacgTTTAACACTTAAAAGTATAAGTACTCGTCGAGTTTTGTTACATCTAAATAAATCAGAATTCCACCCTACTTGTATGTTTTCATTCGTTATAATTTATGCTTTGCATCAGCGTTGACCCAGATGCGTGCTATAATTTGATCGGCAAACCATCTTAGTCAGTTAAATCACGCTTGCTAAAATAAATATCCAGTATTTCCATTGGCTATTGTAAAACGCCAGTGTAGGGATCCGTCTTGCTAGCTTCTTGAAAGTTACTTTCTTTTATAATTGCTGGTGTAACGTTTGcctatacatacatgtgcatgtgTATGTTTTCTGTATTACTTAGCGGTCAATTGTCAATTAATTCATTAGTCCCAGAAACAATCGTGTTAAATAGTCTTATAAAAGCTCTCTTTATCTCTAGCTAGGTTTATAGCGTACTTACTAACTTATTGTCTTTCCTGGCTTATTTTTCCAATATTCAACATGAATGACAAATGTCAGCAAGCATCAGGACGAATACTGTGTAGCCGAATTTAGCCAGCACCCTGAAAATTTTACTAATACcagtgtttctttttatttcgcCACCTAGCTCTGCGCAAACAATGTCGGTCATttctaaaatagttttaacaaaCGAAACGGTGACCGGCATTAGTGTGCAgctcaaaatataatataagtataaCTGGTCGAGAATTCCGTTCGGTTCCGTATAACACTGCGAACATGCGCTCTCCTGTGCCCAA
Coding sequences:
- the LOC128221738 gene encoding ctenidin-3-like, with the translated sequence MKVAIVTGICLMSVVLLVTATEQYMYSSGVGAGYGNYGYGMATMPYYGGGGQYGGGGFGGGFGGGKGGFGGIFGTIIYLFVFIFIIQLLFGGGGLGGIGGGLGEIGGKSGKGGNGY